A region of the Geomonas subterranea genome:
GAGCCCGACCCCGGTCCCGCTCTGCGGGCCCTTGGTGGTGAAGTACGGGTCGAAGATCTTGTCCATGATTTCCTCGGGTATCCCGCCTGCGTTATCGGTCACCGTGACCACCGCTCTCCCGTCTTGCTCGGCGATGCGGACCAGCACCTTCGGGGAGACCACCTCGCGTTCCGCTATGGCATCCCGGGCGTTAACCAGTATGTTGAGCAGTACCTGGGCAAACTCGTTCGGGTACCCCTCGATGGCGGGATCGCCATCCTGCTGCACGTCCAGGGTGACGCCAAGAGATTGCAGGCTGCCATCGACAAGCGAGAGCACCTTGGCGACTTCGTCGCAGACCTTGAAGCGCCGCTTTTCCTTGTCCGGCCTGAAGAAATTCCTGAAATCGTCGATGGTCTGCGACATGTGCTGCACGAGCGCCATCGACTTGGACTTATTCTCCTCCAGGAACTCACGATCGAGCTCCCCCAGTTCGTGGAACAGCAGCGGTTGCTGCACCAAAAGCCCCAGGGCGTTGAGCGGCTGACGCCACTGATGGGCGATATTGCCCACCATCTCCCCCAGTGCGGCTTGGCGGCTTTGCTGGGTGAGGAGGTGTTCCTGCCGGCGCACCTCTTCCATGGCCCGGATCCGTTCGGCGGTCTCGCGCTTCAGGTCTTCGATGGTGTCGGAAAGCTGTCGCTCCGCCTGGTCCCGTTCCGCCGCCCTGCGTTGCAAAAGCTGCGACGCCTGCACCAGGGCCTCCGCTACGTCCGAGGTCTCCTTGCCTGAATCGGTGCCGATCGTCGTGGCCGGCTCGCCGCGGCCGATGGCAAGGGCGGGTTCCACCAGCGACTGGATATCCCGTGCGATCCGCCTCGCGATCCATGAAGCGAGCAATATCCCCAAAAAGGAGGTGAAAACGCCTGCGCCCACCACCCAGCGCATCCAGCTGTAGATCTCTCGGAGCGCGAATTCCCTGGGGACCGCGACGGCCACGGTCCATCCCGACAAGGGGGACTTGGCGTAGGCGGAAAAGGCGACCCCGCCCTGGGGAGTCTTGATGCGGAGTATCCCCTCGCTGGCACGCGACATGGCTGTGCGCAGTTCGCCGGTTAGTTCCTTGCCGACGAAGAGGTCGCCCTTGCTGGTCCGGACGGTGATCACACCGTTTCGGTCCACGACGGTGCCGTACCACTCCTTGAACACGTTCTGGCTCCGCAGCACCGAGGAGAGCTCGTGCGCGGGGAAAGACATGGAAAGATCATAGGCCACGCGGCCATCGATCATGACCGGTACGTCGATGGCGATCACGGGACGCCTGGTTATCGCGCCGTAATAGAGGTTGCTCACGACCGGTTTGCCCCCCTCGAAGATACGGCGCACCGTGTCAGGGTTGTTGCGCTTGGGAAGCACGCTCCCCAGGGGGCGGTAGGTGTTCACGAGTTGCTGCCCGTCGGACTCGGCGACGATGATGTCCGCACCGGGGTAGTTCTTGAGGATTTCCCTGCTCTGCAGATGTATGGCGACGAAGTCGCGGGCGCGAAAGGAAGGAGAGGTACCAAGAGCGGTGAGGGAGGCCTGGACGTTGGCGAATTCGCGGTCGACCGCCATGGTCATCGAGCGGGCGTTCTCGAGGAGGTCGCGGTTCACCTGGTCCAGCTTGGTCACATAGACATGACGGGCCATCAAGGCCCAAATCATCCAGACCGGCAGGACGCAGGCGGCAACCAGCGTGGACAATTGGTGACGGATAGTTGGTTTCGCGCTAGAAAACATCAAGGTCCTTACCGGGAGACGAGGCC
Encoded here:
- a CDS encoding sensor histidine kinase, whose protein sequence is MARHVYVTKLDQVNRDLLENARSMTMAVDREFANVQASLTALGTSPSFRARDFVAIHLQSREILKNYPGADIIVAESDGQQLVNTYRPLGSVLPKRNNPDTVRRIFEGGKPVVSNLYYGAITRRPVIAIDVPVMIDGRVAYDLSMSFPAHELSSVLRSQNVFKEWYGTVVDRNGVITVRTSKGDLFVGKELTGELRTAMSRASEGILRIKTPQGGVAFSAYAKSPLSGWTVAVAVPREFALREIYSWMRWVVGAGVFTSFLGILLASWIARRIARDIQSLVEPALAIGRGEPATTIGTDSGKETSDVAEALVQASQLLQRRAAERDQAERQLSDTIEDLKRETAERIRAMEEVRRQEHLLTQQSRQAALGEMVGNIAHQWRQPLNALGLLVQQPLLFHELGELDREFLEENKSKSMALVQHMSQTIDDFRNFFRPDKEKRRFKVCDEVAKVLSLVDGSLQSLGVTLDVQQDGDPAIEGYPNEFAQVLLNILVNARDAIAEREVVSPKVLVRIAEQDGRAVVTVTDNAGGIPEEIMDKIFDPYFTTKGPQSGTGVGLFMSKTIIEKNMGGMLTACNVAGGAQFRIEV